A stretch of Henckelia pumila isolate YLH828 chromosome 4, ASM3356847v2, whole genome shotgun sequence DNA encodes these proteins:
- the LOC140866404 gene encoding pectate lyase-like yields the protein MSNMVITISSFFFFFFFLHLISHPAVSTFSHVQDPDLVVQDVHQSINNASRRNLGYISCGSGNPIDDCWRCDPNWENNRQHLADCAIGFGKNAGGGRGGRIYVVTDPGDDDPVNPRPGTLRHAVIQSEPLWIIFKRDMVIRLNQELVMNSRKTIDGRGASVHISNGPCITIHYANNIIIHGIHIHDCVKAGNGIIRDSPQHAGHWDVSDGDGISVFAGKNIWIDHCSLSNCNDGLIDVIHGSTAVTISNNYFTHHDKVMLLGHSDGFGDDKNMQVTIAFNHFGEGLVQRMPRCRLGYFHVVNNDYTHWEMYAIGGSADPTIYSHGNRFLAPNDRFRKEVTKHEDAPESQWMHWNWRSEGDLMLNGAYFRQSGGGAWAAHSRASSLSARPVSLVGSVTRTAGALNCRAGSRC from the exons ATGTCCAATATGGTGATCACCATTTCctcattcttcttcttcttcttctttctacACTTGATATCTCATCCAGCCGTCTCCACATTCTCTCATGTTCAAGACCCTGATCTTGTGGTACAAGATGTGCATCA GAGCATTAATAATGCGTCAAGAAGAAACTTAGGCTACATCTCCTGCGGTTCCGGCAACCCCATCGACGACTGCTGGCGGTGCGACCCCAACTGGGAGAACAACCGCCAGCATTTAGCCGACTGTGCCATCGGCTTCGGCAAGAATGCAGGCGGCGGCAGAGGCGGCCGCATCTACGTCGTCACGGACCCCGGTGACGACGATCCGGTGAACCCACGGCCCGGCACGCTCCGCCACGCAGTGATCCAAAGCGAGCCACTGTGGATAATCTTCAAACGGGACATGGTCATACGCCTGAATCAAGAACTGGTGATGAACTCCCGCAAAACCATCGACGGCCGCGGCGCCAGCGTCCACATATCCAACGGCCCATGCATCACCATTCACTACGCGAACAACATAATAATCCACGGGATCCACATACACGACTGCGTGAAAGCTGGGAATGGGATCATCAGAGACTCCCCGCAGCATGCGGGGCACTGGGATGTCTCGGATGGGGATGGCATCTCCGTCTTCGCGGGTAAAAACATCTGGATCGACCATTGCTCGTTGTCGAATTGCAACGACGGGCTTATAGACGTGATCCATGGGTCGACGGCGGTGACGATATCGAATAATTACTTCACTCATCATGATAAGGTGATGTTGTTGGGACACAGCGATGGGTTCGGGGATGATAAGAACATGCAGGTGACCATTGCTTTCAATCATTTTGGAGAAGGGCTGGTACAAAGGATGCCTAGGTGTAGGCTTGGGTATTTCCATGTGGTGAACAATGACTATACTCATTGGGAAATGTATGCGATTGGTGGAAGTGCTGATCCTACCATTTATAGCCACGGGAACAGATTCCTTGCACCCAATGATAGATTTAGAAAAGAg gTGACGAAGCACGAGGATGCGCCGGAAAGTCAATGGATGCACTGGAACTGGAGATCGGAAGGCGATCTGATGTTGAACGGCGCCTATTTCCGGCAATCGGGTGGTGGAGCTTGGGCTGCGCATTCGAGGGCGTCGAGTTTAAGTGCTAGACCAGTTTCTCTTGTGGGTTCAGTCACCAGAACTGCCGGGGCACTTAATTGCAGGGCGGGATCTCGTTgctag
- the LOC140866406 gene encoding uncharacterized protein, with protein MARQMVALALVLVAAIAVAVSAQSPHGAPSSSPAAAPSKPTPSSISATPKAAPGPTAAATPESFPAASPEEEPSSPPGPASDAISPAAADAAPSPAAAAPSPNEPAADKPKSGAATLKVSAAVGTAAAAGFFFFF; from the coding sequence ATGGCACGTCAAATGGTTGCTCTCGCACTCGTCTTGGTCGCCGCCATCGCGGTGGCGGTCTCCGCCCAATCACCACATGGCGCTCCTTCATCATCACCGGCCGCCGCTCCATCGAAGCCAACCCCCAGCTCGATCAGTGCCACCCCGAAAGCTGCCCCTGGGCCAACCGCCGCCGCCACCCCAGAATCCTTCCCCGCCGCCTCCCCCGAGGAGGAGCCCTCGTCTCCTCCTGGCCCCGCCAGCGATGCCATCTCCCCCGCCGCCGCCGATGCTGCTCCCAGTCCCGCTGCCGCAGCACCTAGCCCCAACGAACCCGCAGCTGATAAACCCAAGAGCGGCGCCGCCACCTTGAAGGTCTCCGCTGCTGTTGGCACCGCCGCTGCCGCtggattcttcttcttcttctaa
- the LOC140866402 gene encoding E3 ubiquitin-protein ligase RGLG5-like, translating to MGNQSSSPRGEGNGRPSSTGRSISSSGWHHDHTQSSYSSYAQNYPVQHPYPAGYPPSDQDHVPPQNYGSSSQSNAPPQNYGTSSQSHAPPQNYDTSSQSHALPQNYGGPQESYAPPQQYVLPTQPHVPQKKFDRRYSRIADNYRSLEEVTEALARAGLESSNLIVGIDFTKSNEWTGKNSFHGRSLHYIGNGLNPYEQAISIIGKTMAAFDDDNLIPTFGFGDASTHDQDVFSFYPEERFCNGFEEVLSRYREIVPSLKLAGPTSFAPIIEMATSIVQHSGGQYHVLLIIADGQVTRSVDTGHGQLSPQEHRTVQAIVEASKYPLSIILVGVGDGPWDTMKEFDDNIPAREFDNFQFVNFTEIMSKNVHQSRKETEFALSALMEIPAQYKATMELNLLSGSRGNAPGRIPLPPPVYSTTYASGSKPSQPASFQHSASSFYEHNVAANVTPSAPSSTLDYQICPVCLSDPKDMAFGCGHQTCRRCGQDLQLCPICRSRIETRIKLY from the exons ATGGGAAATCAGAGCTCTAGCCCTAGAGGTGAAGGGAATGGGAGGCCATCTTCAACTGGTCGGTCCATTTCGTCGTCTGGATGGCATCATGATCATACTCAATCGTCATATTCCTCATATGCTCAGAATTATCCTGTGCAGCATCCTTATCCAGCTGGTTATCCACCTTCAGACCAGGACCACGTTCCTCCTCAAAATTATGGTTCTTCGTCACAATCCAATGCCCCGCCTCAAAATTACGGTACTTCGTCACAATCACATGCCCCGCCTCAAAATTACGATACTTCGTCTCAATCACATGCGCTGCCTCAAAATTACGGTGGTCCGCAAGAATCATATGCGCCTCCTCAACAATACGTGCTTCCGACGCAACCACACGTGCcacaaaaaaaatttgacaGGAGGTATTCAAGAATTGCAGACAATTATAGATCATTGGAAGAG GTGACTGAAGCCCTTGCACGTGCCGGACTGGAGTCCTCCAATCTAATTGTTGGGATTGATTTCACTAAGAGCAATGAATGGACAG GCAAGAATTCCTTTCATGGCCGAAGCTTACATTACATTGGAAATGGTCTTAATCCCTATGAACAAGCAATATCTATCATTGGAAAGACAATGGCCGCGTTTGATGATGATAACTTGATTCCCACTTTTGGATTTGGAGATG CATCAACCCATGATCAAGATGTTTTCAGTTTCTACCCCGAGGAGAGATTTTGTAATGGATTTGAGGAGGTTTTAAGTCGTTATCGAGAAATTGTTCCTAGTCTAAAACTGGCAG GTCCCACGTCGTTTGCACCTATTATCGAAATGGCAACGTCTATTGTTCAGCATAGTGGAGGCCAGTACCATGTTTTACTGATTATTGCAGACGGACAG GTTACCAGAAGTGTTGATACTGGACATGGTCAGTTAAGTCCACAGGAGCATAGAACTGTTCAAGCAATTGTTGAAGCGAG CAAATATCCTTTATCTATTATTTTGGTTGGGGTTGGGGATGGCCCTTGGGACACGATGAAGGAATTTGATGACAACATTCCTGCTCGGGAATTTGATAATTTCCAG TTTGTTAATTTTACAGAGATTATGTCTAAAAATGTCCACCAATCTCGAAAGGAGACTGAATTTGCTCTTTCTGCATTAATGGAAATTCCCGCTCAATATAAAGCAACAATGGAGCTCAATTTGTTAAG TGGATCAAGAGGAAATGCCCCTGGAAGGATCCCTCTTCCTCCTCCCGTCTATAGTACAACATATGCCAGCGGCTCAAAACCCTCACAACCAGCTAGTTTTCAGCACAGCGCGAGTTCATTTTATGAGCACAATGTTGCTGCAAATGTTACTCCATCTGCTCCTAGCTCGACATTGGACTACCAG ATTTGTCCCGTCTGCCTTAGCGACCCAAAGGACATGGCTTTCGGTTGTGGTCATCAG ACATGTCGCCGTTGTGGACAAGACCTTCAACTATGTCCAATTTGCCGGAGTCGAATTGAAACCAGAATCAAGCTCTACTAA